One region of Armigeres subalbatus isolate Guangzhou_Male chromosome 3, GZ_Asu_2, whole genome shotgun sequence genomic DNA includes:
- the LOC134227272 gene encoding 3-oxoacyl-[acyl-carrier-protein] reductase FabG-like gives MDFTGKVVLITGASSGIGAATAKYFTALGASVVLTGRNAENLNKTGSECEALGKEKPLLLVADVTSTDDNIRVIEKIIKKFGKLDVLVNNAGKGLSGGIENTSVEQYDDIMNTNVRAVYHLTMLAVPHLIESKGNIVNVSSVAGTRSFPNFLAYSVSKAALDQFTRCVALELGPKQVRVNSVNPAVIITDFHNRLGMSAEAYAAYLKSCEQTHALGRVGQPSEVAAAIAFLAGDSASFITGTCLCVDGGKNVMCPR, from the exons ATGGATTTCACCGGTAAAGTTGTTCTCATCACGGGAGCCAGTAGTGGCATCGGCGCCGCAACGGCGAAGTACTTTACCGCGTTGGGAGCTAGCGTTGTTCTAACCGGCAGAAACGCAGAAAATCTCAATAAAACAGGTTCAGAATGTGAGGCTCTGGGTAAGGAAAAGCCATTGTTGCTGGTGGCCGATGTTACAAGTACTGATGACAACATCCGGGTGATCGAAAAGATCATTAAAAAGTTCGGTAAATTGGATGTTTTGGTGAACAATGCCGGCAAAGGGCTATCAGGAGGCATTGAAAACACCAGCGTGGAGCAGTATGACGATATCATGAATACGAATGTGAGGGCTGTATATCACCTGACGATGCTGGCGGTGCCTCATCTTATCGAGAGCAAAGGGAATATTGTCAATGTATCGAGCGTCGCCGGTACAAGATCTTTCCCAAACTTTTTAGCCTACAGTGTATCGAAGGCCGCTTTGGATCAATTTACGAGATGCGTTGCGCTTGAATTGGGGCCGAAACAAGTTAGAGTGAATTCTGTTAATCCAG CGGTCATCATAACGGATTTCCATAATCGACTCGGTATGAGTGCGGAAGCCTACGCTGCCTATCTGAAGAGCTGTGAGCAAACCCATGCTCTGGGCCGTGTGGGACAACCGTCGGAAGTAGCAGCGGCCATCGCTTTCCTTGCGGGGGACTCGGCTAGCTTCATCACCGGAACGTGTCTTTGCGTGGATGGAGGAAAGAATGTGATGTGTCCACGTTAA